A region of the Myxococcaceae bacterium JPH2 genome:
ACCTGCTTCTCCTCCACTTCCACGTGGGCGCCCTTGCGCCACTCGGTGGTGTGCACGGCGCCGTCCACCAGCTTGCCCACCACGGAGCCCTCGTCCCGAGTCACCACCTCGAGCCACAGCTGCTCCACCACCGTCTCGCCATCGGGGTGCGTGTCGAAAGGCGCGCGCACCAGGAAGGTCAGCGGCTCCATCAACCCCTTGCGCTGGAAGCGCGCCAGGAAGGCGGGCAGCAGGAGCTGGGCCTCGCGGTGCATGGCCTGGGTCTGCTCCTCCGGCTCCTTCGCGAAGCGCTCGCGGTACGTGGCCAGCAGCTCCGACGTGTTGTGGCGCCCCAGCGGAGACACGACGGTGAGGAACAGCCCCTCGTGGCCCTCGAACGAGTCGAGCGGCACGCCCAGCAGGTTGGCGCGCGCCTCCTCAGATGGCACGAGGGTGAAGGTCTGCCCCTCGCTGGTCGCCATCTCCGAGCGCACGGGTGGCCCCTGCCCGAAGGCCATGTCCGTGCACAACTCGTTGAGGAAGCTCTCGGCGGCCAGGAGGTCCGCCTCGGCCAGGTGGAAGATCTCCACGTCCCGAGCCCCGAACTTCTCCATGCCGTGCGAGTGCACCCACAGCGGGGTGTCTCCCTCGGTCAGCTCCACCGCGTGCAGGTGCAGGTGGTCGCGGATGTCGAAGTCCAGCTCGGTGATCTCCACCACGTCTTCGGGCTCGTGGAGCTTGAAGGCCGAGAGATCCACCAGCACCCCTGGGACCTGCTCCATCAGCGTGCGCACCGTCCAGAGCGCCTCGAAGACAGGCAAGGTGGGCTGCGCTCCGCCGGGCTCCAGCGTCAGGCGGTAGAAGGCCTTGGCCTTGTCCATGCGAGCGAAGGCTTCGGTGCTGCCACTGTACTGCGCGGGGTTCGCCACCAGCGGTGGCACGTCGGGGCCATCCAGCACGACCCGGACCTCGGAGCCATCCGCCTTGACGGTGAAGCCCTGGCCATCCTCGTGGGGCGAGAACTCGACCTCGTCCGTGGCGAACGCGGCGCGCAGGGCCTCCAGCGGAGGAGGTCCCGCCAGCTCTGTCGCCAGCAGGTAGACCTCCATCACAGGTGCTTCTCGATCTGCCGGAAGAGGTCCACGCGGTCCACCAGGTTGGTCAGGTAGTCGAGCTTGTCCGTAGGAAGTACCAGCACGGGGGACATGGAGTACGCGGAGAACCACTCCTCGTAGAGCGTGTTGAGCCGCTTGAGGTAGTTGGTCGGGATGTCTTTCTCCATGGCGCGACCGCGCAGCTTGATGCGCTCGCGGAGCGTCGGGACCGGACAGCGCAGGTAGATCATCAGGTCCGGCGGAGTGAGCGACTGGGAGATGGTCTCATACAGCTCGCGGTAGGTCTGCCAGTCGCGCTTGTCGATGAGTCGCTGTCGGTGGAGGTTCTTGGCGAAGATCTCCGCGTCCTCGTAGAGGGTGCGATCCTGCAGCACCGTGCCTGGGGACTTCTCCAGTTGTCGATGCAGGCGGAACTTGTGGGTCAGGAAGAAGAGCTGCGAGCGGAACGCCCACGTCTTCATGTCCTTGTAGAAGTCCGCCAGATAGGGGTTCTGATCATTGGGCTCGAAGTAGGGCGTGAGCCCGTACTTCCGGCACAGGAAGGACGTGAGTTCCGTCTTTCCGGCTCCGATGTTGCCCGCGATCGCGATGAACTTTTTCCTGGGCACGCCACCCTTGCTTGTAACCCCGCCGAGCGGCGCGCACCAGAACCAACGTGAAGGGGGACGTGGTAGATACGCGACATGCCTCTGCCTCCTCCTCCCTGGCCCACGTCGGGCGGCGCTCCCCATCGCGAGGTGCCCGCCTGCCCGCCGGGTGAGGAAGGGCCCCGGCCCCATGGCCCGCGCGCCCGACGGGGTGGATGGTAAGAGAGGGATTCTCATGTTGCGCAAGCTGTTCTGCATGTTCGTGGCCGCGTTCTGGACCTTGGCGTGTTTTCCGTTCGCCATTCTGGCCATGTTGTTCACGCTGAACCCGGACGGCTCGGTGTGGGTAGCGCGTCGGCTGTGGTCGCCCGTGCTCCTCTGGGCGGGCGGCGCTCGCCTGGAAGTCCTCGGCGCCGAGAACGTCGATCCCCGCCGACCGACCATCTACGTGGCCAACCACCAGTCGACCATCGACATCCCCGCCCACTTCGTGGCCGTGCCCGTCAACTTCCGCTACGTGGCCAAGAGCCAGCTGCGCTGGGTGCCGCTCATCGGCTGGTACCTGAGCATCGCGGGCCACATCTTCATCAATCGCGGCAACCGGACGTCCGCCATCGACTCGCTGACGAAGGCCGCCAACAAGGTGCGCGCTGGCACCAGCATCTTCCTGTACCCCGAGGGGACTCGCTCCGGGGATGGCCGCGTGCTGCCCTTCAAGAAGGGTCCCTTCGCGCTGGCGCTGAAGGCGGGTGTGGCGGTCTGCCCTGTCACCATCGAGGGCTCGGCGAACCTGATGCCGAAGAACTCGTGGAACATCACGCCTGGGCCGGTGCGCGTGAAGATCGGCAAGCCCATCGACCCGAAAGCCTTCGCGGAGGATGATCGGGCCGGTCTCGCCCGAGCCGTGCGCAACGTCATCCTGGCGGACAACCTCGCGCTCGGCGGCCCTGGGGGAGACCCCGAGGACGCCATCGCCGCCCCGGGCCAGGAGGGCACCAGCCTCCGTCCGCACCTCTCCTCTCCTACTGGAACGTGAGTCCGACGATGCGCAGGCCCCTCTCTCCCCTTCCCGCCTGGGCGCTCACCGCCGCGCTGGGCCTGACCGCCCTGGGCTGTGGCCACGGCACGAGCGCGGGAGGTCGTGCCCTGGATTCCCGGGAGCAGGCTCGCGCGTACCTGGACACCAACAAGCCGGAGAAGGCCCTGTCGCTGCTGCGCGACCTGCACGCGAGCGCCCCCGACGACGTGGACGTCGCGCGGGCCCTCACCGAGGCCCACGTCAAGCTCGGTCAGGCCGACGCGTGGATCGCGGAGCTGAAGCAGCGCCTGGCCCGCCAGGAGCGCGCCGTGGACCAGTACATGCTGGGGCTCGCGCTCTTCTCGAGGGCGAAGGACGCGGGGGCGCCGTCAGTGAGCGCCTTCGAGCGAGCCATCGCGCTGTCCCCGGCCATCGGCGAGTACCACTACCGCCTGGGGCTGGCCCGGCTCGAGTCGGAGCAGTACGCCGACGCCGTCGCGCCCCTGCGGCAGGCCACCGAACTCGCCCCTGAGCGGACCGGCTGGCGCCTCCCGCTGGCCAAGGCGCTCCACCGCACGGGCGACGCGCAGGGCGCCGTGGCGGCCCTGGGCACGCTCGTGCGCGGCGGCGCGACGCCCGGAGAGGTCGTCACCGCCCGCGCGCTGATGGATCAGATCGCCGACCCCTTCGCGGGCTTCCCCAAGGCGGCCGAGCCCAAGCTCGAGGAGGGCATGCGCTTTCTGCGCGAGCAGGACGCGCCGCAGAACGCGGTGCTCTGCTTCGAGGAGATCCTCCACGACTATCCGGACCTCGCGGTGGTGCACGCCCTGCTGGGGTTGGCCTACCAGCGACTGGACGACGCGGGCCGGGCCATGGACGAGTTCAGCCAGGCCATCGAGCGCGCGCCCCAGGACGGGAAGAACCAGCTCTACCTCGGTGAACTCTACCTGTCGCGACAGCGCCCCGACGCGGCGCGGGCCGCCTTCGAGAAGGCGGTGAACTTGAACCCCGTGCTGGACCTGGCGTGGTTCCGCCTGGGCGACCTCAACCTGGACCGCCACGACCTCACGGCCGCGCGCGAGGCCTTCCGGGTGGCCACCGTGCTCCAGCCGGATGCGGTCGCGCCCCGAGGCAAGCTCGCGCTCGTGTACCAGTTGGAAGGCGACTACACCGCGACGGAGCGGGAGCTGCGCCGGGTGTTGGACAAGGACCCGGACAACACCGAGTTCTCCCTCCGTCTGGGGCTCCTCTTCACGGAGCAGGCCCTCAAGGCCCGGCGCCCCGAGGAGCGCAAGAAGGCCACGAGCGAGGCGGAGCAGTGGCTGGGGAAGGTCCTGGAGACCCAGCCGGACAACGCGGTCGCCAGTCGAGCGCTCCAGCAGCTCAAGGGCCAGTAGCCACGCGCGGGGCAGGCCCTCTACACTCCGGGCCCGATGAGCGACGCGCGAAAGCCCGCCCCCGCTGTGCCGTCAGCGACGCGGGGGCCTTCCCCCACCTCCGGCACCCAGCCCCGCACGCCGACGAATCCCCAAGGGATGCGGGTGATGTCCGCCGCGCGGACCGCACCGCTGAACCAGAAAGGTGACGCGGCCCTCGGCAAGCGCGTCGCGTCCGAGGCCTCCAACGTCTTCCTCAACGGTCTCGCCATCCTCAAGGAGATGGTCGCGGACTTCAGTCAGCGCGATCGCTTCTTCAAGTACAAGGCGGGCATCGTCGCGGGATGGATCGCCATCTCCTGCGTCAGCCTCGCCATCGCCTGCCCCGGCCGCTCGCTGCAGACGGGCGACATGGATGCGCGCATCGTCCTCAGCGACAAGCTGGACCGCCCCTCCATCACCATCTGGAACGAGAGCAAGACGCCCTGGCAGGACGTCACCATCATCGTCAATGGCGAGTACCGCGCGGCCGTGGCCGAGGTGAAGGCCGGCGAGTTCGTCACCATCACCCCCAAGCAGCTCCTCGGGGCCAACGGCACCGCGGCCCCCCTGGGGCTCCGCTTCCAGTCCCTCCAGATGCGCAGCGCGCGAGACAGCGCCGACCTCACCAAGGCCCTGCAGGAAGAGTGGAGACGCCTGCTGGAGCCCAAGCGCTGAAAACACGAAGGGCGCCCTCCCAGAGAGGAAG
Encoded here:
- a CDS encoding deoxynucleoside kinase, which produces MPRKKFIAIAGNIGAGKTELTSFLCRKYGLTPYFEPNDQNPYLADFYKDMKTWAFRSQLFFLTHKFRLHRQLEKSPGTVLQDRTLYEDAEIFAKNLHRQRLIDKRDWQTYRELYETISQSLTPPDLMIYLRCPVPTLRERIKLRGRAMEKDIPTNYLKRLNTLYEEWFSAYSMSPVLVLPTDKLDYLTNLVDRVDLFRQIEKHL
- a CDS encoding 1-acyl-sn-glycerol-3-phosphate acyltransferase, with protein sequence MRKLFCMFVAAFWTLACFPFAILAMLFTLNPDGSVWVARRLWSPVLLWAGGARLEVLGAENVDPRRPTIYVANHQSTIDIPAHFVAVPVNFRYVAKSQLRWVPLIGWYLSIAGHIFINRGNRTSAIDSLTKAANKVRAGTSIFLYPEGTRSGDGRVLPFKKGPFALALKAGVAVCPVTIEGSANLMPKNSWNITPGPVRVKIGKPIDPKAFAEDDRAGLARAVRNVILADNLALGGPGGDPEDAIAAPGQEGTSLRPHLSSPTGT
- a CDS encoding DUF2314 domain-containing protein, with translation MMEVYLLATELAGPPPLEALRAAFATDEVEFSPHEDGQGFTVKADGSEVRVVLDGPDVPPLVANPAQYSGSTEAFARMDKAKAFYRLTLEPGGAQPTLPVFEALWTVRTLMEQVPGVLVDLSAFKLHEPEDVVEITELDFDIRDHLHLHAVELTEGDTPLWVHSHGMEKFGARDVEIFHLAEADLLAAESFLNELCTDMAFGQGPPVRSEMATSEGQTFTLVPSEEARANLLGVPLDSFEGHEGLFLTVVSPLGRHNTSELLATYRERFAKEPEEQTQAMHREAQLLLPAFLARFQRKGLMEPLTFLVRAPFDTHPDGETVVEQLWLEVVTRDEGSVVGKLVDGAVHTTEWRKGAHVEVEEKQVNALAITHEGRALDEKEIRALMNAERPM
- a CDS encoding tetratricopeptide repeat protein; protein product: MRRPLSPLPAWALTAALGLTALGCGHGTSAGGRALDSREQARAYLDTNKPEKALSLLRDLHASAPDDVDVARALTEAHVKLGQADAWIAELKQRLARQERAVDQYMLGLALFSRAKDAGAPSVSAFERAIALSPAIGEYHYRLGLARLESEQYADAVAPLRQATELAPERTGWRLPLAKALHRTGDAQGAVAALGTLVRGGATPGEVVTARALMDQIADPFAGFPKAAEPKLEEGMRFLREQDAPQNAVLCFEEILHDYPDLAVVHALLGLAYQRLDDAGRAMDEFSQAIERAPQDGKNQLYLGELYLSRQRPDAARAAFEKAVNLNPVLDLAWFRLGDLNLDRHDLTAAREAFRVATVLQPDAVAPRGKLALVYQLEGDYTATERELRRVLDKDPDNTEFSLRLGLLFTEQALKARRPEERKKATSEAEQWLGKVLETQPDNAVASRALQQLKGQ